Sequence from the Desulfobaculum xiamenense genome:
ATTACGACAAAGGAAAGCTTCGGGTTTCGGTGTCCATTTTCGGTCGCCAGACCCCTGTCGAGTTGGACTTCGTCCAGGTCAGCAAGGGGTAGCGCATTTCGCGCTCTCGAAGAATACCTGATTTCAAATACGTAGAAATGAGGAAGTAGCAATGGCCAAAAAGGTACTGGCGAAAATCAAGCTCCAGATTCCCGCCGGAGCTGCCAATCCGTCTCCGCCGGTCGGTCCCGCTCTTGGTCAGCACGGCCTGAACATCATGGAGTTCTGCAAAGCCTTCAATGCAAGGACGCAGGACCAGAAGGGAATGATCATCCCGGTTGAAATTACCGTCTACCAGGATCGCTCTTTCACCTTCATTACCAAGACGCCTCCGGCTGCAGTGCTGATTAAGAAGGTTACCGGGATTGCCAAGGGCTCCGGCGAACCTAACAGAAACAAGGTGGGCAAGATCACTCGTGCGCAGCTCGAAGAGATCGCAACGACCAAGATGCCCGACCTTACCGCTAAAGACCTCGAGGCCGCTGTGAGCAATATTGCTGGCACGGCCCGCAGCATGGGAATCGACGTCATCGATTAAGGGGAACAGCTATGCCCAAGCATGGAAAAAAATATCGCAAGGCTATCGAGGGCATTGATCTTGGTGCCCGCTATGAGATGCCCGAGGGTGTCGAGCTGGCGCTGAAGACCTCTGTCGCCAAGTTTGATGAGACCGTTGACGTTGCCCTGGTGCTCGGCGTCGATCCCAAATACTCTGACCAGATGGTGCGTGGTGCTGTGAGCTTGCCCCACGGTCTCGGCAAGGACGTTCGCGTCGCCGTCTTCTGTCAGGGTGATAAGGAAGCCGAAGCCAAGGCCGCCGGTGCCGAATTTGTCGGCAGCGACGACCTGGTGGAGAAGATCAAGGGCGGCTGGCTCGATTTCGACAAGGCCGTCGCCACCCCGGACATGATGGGCAAGGTCGGCCAGATCGGCCGTCTGCTCGGCCCCCGTGGCCTGATGCCCAACGCCAAGACCGGCACCGTCACCGCTGACGTTGCCACCGCCGTTAAGGAACTCAAGGCCGGTAAGGTCGAGTTCAAGGTGGACAAGGCTGGCGTGCTTCATGCCCCGCTGGGCAAGGTGTCTTTTGGCACCGAGAAAATCCTTGACAACCTGAAGACTTTGTTGGAACAGGTCATCCGCCTCAAGCCCTCCGCGGCTAAGGGTACCTACCTCAAGGCGATGACCCTGGCTACCACCATGGGTCCTGGTATCAAGGTTGACGCCAACTCCGTGCGCAAGCACCTGGAAGGCGGCATCTAAGACATCGAACGCGTGCCGCGCTTCGTGTGCGGCACCGTTTTATGTATATCGTGAAGGTCCGGTTCGCCGGACCGAGTTGGCAGGGAAGATGAGTCGAAGAAAGCAGGTGGGTCACCCCCTTAATTTCCTGCTGAGACCACTTTGGCTCCTCTTCTTGTGGACGAAACCTTCAGCCCAAGGAGTTAGCGGTGAACAGGGCAGAGAAAGCTGAGCTGATCAGCCAGCTGAAAGCCAAGGCCGAAGACGCTTCCATCGCGATCGTCACTGACTTCAAGGGCCTCAAGGTGGAGGAGATGACCGACCTTCGCATCAAGCTTCGCGCTGTCGGTGTGAATTATGCGGTCGTCAAGAACACCCTGGCCCGGATCGCGCTGGATGGCGGCCCGCACGCTCTTCTTAAGGATTCCCTTAAGGAGAACTGCGCGGTTGCGTTCGGCTACGATGACCCCGTGGCTGCGGCGAAGGTTCTCAGCGAGTACGCCAAGTCCAACAAGAAGTTCGCCATCAAATTCGGTAGCCTGGAAGGCAAGGCCCTCTCTGAGGAAGCCATCGAGTCCCTCTCCAAGCTCCCGAGCAAGCCTGAACTGCTTGGCAAGCTCCTGGGCACCATGAACGCCGTGCCCACCAACTTCGTTTGTCTGTTTGCTAACCTGCAGCGGAAGTTCCTGTACGCCCTTTCTGCCATCAAAGAGCAGAAGGAAGGCGCCGCTGCCTAAGTCCCCGAACACTACGAAGAGCCAAAGTCTTTATTTTAGGAGGAATTCCCAATGGCTGACATCACCAAAGAGCAGGTAGTCGAGTTTATTTCCAACATGACCGTTCTCGAGCTTTCTGAGTTCATCTCCGAGCTCGAGGAGAAGTTCGGTGTTTCCGCCGCCGCTCCGGCCATGGCCATGGCCATGCCCGTCGCCGGCGCTCCGGCCGCTGAGGTCGAAGAGAAGACCGAGTTTGACGTCGTGCTGAAGAGCGCCGGTAGCAACAAGATCGGCGTGATCAAGGTTGTCCGCGCCCTCACCGGCCTTGGCCTCAAGGAAGCCAAGGAGAAGGTTGACTCCCTTCCCTCCGTGCTGAAGGAAGGCGTGTCCAAGGACGACGCCGAGGAAGCCAAGAAGCAGCTGGTGGAAGCCGGCGCTGAGTGCGAAATCAAGTAGCACAGCCTTTCATCTGGCTTACCGGGAGCGCAGCGACATTAGGAGCTGCGCTCCTTTTTTTTGCATTTTTCCTCCAAAAACCCCTTGCGCACCGGCTGGTCATTTGATAGATATACACTCTTCGTGTCGACAGTGAAATTCACACCCTCCACTATGGCTCATCAAAAATGCATATCACCACTGGTGCTCGTGTATTCTTTTCGTGCGTTCATTTCCCACCGCCCAGCACATGGGTATGTGAAGGCACATTTTAAGCGATTGCTTTCATTACCATTTTAATTGGTTTGTCCGAGGGCCGCCGCCCCCGCCAACGGTCAAATTTCTCGCTTGAGAGGGAAAAATGGTCCAACTTACAAAACGGTTTGGCAAAATCGCCAGCACGCATTCAGTGCCCCACCTTCTGAATCTGCAGGTTGATTCCTACAAGAAGTTCCTGCAGCTCGACGTCCCCCCGGCCAGCCGTGCCAATGAGGGACTGGAAGGCGTGTTCAGGTCCGTGTTCCCCATCGAGGACTTCAATCGGACCGCCAGCCTCGACTACGTTAGTTACGAGGTCGGCACTCCCAAATTCGACGAGGCCGAGTGCATTTCCAAGGGCCTGACCTTTGAGGCGCCCATCCGGATCACCGTGCGTCTTGTCGTCTACGATGTGGACGAGGAGACCCAGAATCGGACCATCCGCGACATCAAGGAACAGGACATCTATTTCGGCACGCTGCCGCTGATGACCGACAAGGGTACCTTCATCATCAACGGTACCGAGCGCGTCATCGTCAACCAGCTCCAGCGCTCCCCGGGCATCATTTTCGAGCACGATTCAGGAAAGACCCATTCCTCCGGTCGCGTGCTCTACAGTTCCCGCATCATCCCCATGCGCGGGTCCTGGCTCGATTTCGACTTCGACCACAAGGACATCCTCTACGTGCGCATCGACCGGCGCCGGAAGATGCCCGCCACCATCCTTTTCAAGGCTATGGGAATGTCCCGTCAGGACATTCTCAACTACTTCTATGAGAAGGAATACTACCACCTGCGCGATGGCCGCCTGTTCCGCGAGCTGAGCGAAGACAAGTTCTGCAAGGAATCTGCCTTCCTCGACATTCACGGTGCCGATGGCGAACTCATCGTTGCCGGTGGCAAGCCCATCACCAAGCGTCATTTCAAGAAGATGCTGCGTGACGGCCTTACCGAGTACGAGATCGATCCCGTCAATCTCTCCACCATGTACCTCGCTGAGGACATCTACGACGCCGAGAGCGGCGAGGTGCTTGCCGAGGCCGGTGACGAGATGAGCTCCGAGCTTGCCGAGAAGTTCCGCGAGGCTGGCATCGACCGCCTGCCCATCCTGTTCACGCGTGGTCTTGAGGTCTCCTCGTCCATGCGCGACACGCTGGCTCTCGACAAGACCAACGACATGGAGAGCGCGCAGATCGAGATCTACCGCCGCCTGCGTCCCAGCTCGCCGCCCACTCCCGAGATCGCCTCGACGTTCTTCGAGAACCTGTTCCGCAATGCCGACTACTACGACCTTTCGGCCGTTGGTCGCTACAAGCTGAACACGCGTCTCAGCGTGCAGGAGGACCTGGACCTGCGGACCCTCACCAACGAGGACATCCTCAAGGCCATCAGGCTCCTGTGCCAGCTCAAGGACTCCCATGGTCCCGCCGACGACATCGACCACCTCGGCAACCGCCGCGTGCGTCCGGTCGGCGAGCTGGTCGAGAACCAGTACCGCATCGGTCTTGTCCGCATGGAGCGTGCCATCAAGGAGCGCATGAGCCTCCAGGAAGTGGCCACGCTCATGCCGCACGACCTCATCAACCCCAAGCCGGTTGCAGCGGTCCTCAAGGAGTTCTTCGGCACCTCCCAGCTGTCGCAGTTCATGGACCAGACCAACCCGCTCTCCGAAGTCACCCACAAGCGCCGTCTGTCCGCACTCGGCCCCGGTGGTCTGACCCGCGAGCGTGCGGGCTTCGAAGTCCGCGACGTGCATACCAGCCACTACGGCCGCATCTGCCCGATCGAAACGCCTGAAGGCCCGAACATCGGTCTTATCGTGTCGCTGACCACCCATTCCCGCGTGAACGACTTCGGCTTCATCGAGACGCCGTTCCGCATCGTGAAGGACGGTCAGGTTACGGAAGAGGTTCGCTACATGGACGCCTCGCAGGAATCCGGCGAGGTCGTGGCGCAGGCCAACGCTCCGCTGGACGAGCAGAAGCGCTTCGTGAACCCGATGGTCAACTGCCGCATCCGCGGTGAAGTCATCGTGGTGCCCAGCGAGGAAGTGACCGCCATGGACATTTCCCCTAGCCAGATCGTGTCCATCTCCGCCGCGCTCATTCCGTTCCTGGAGCACGACGACGCGAACCGCGCACTCATGGGCTCGAACATGCAGCGTCAGGCCGTGCCGCTTCTGCGCAGCGAGATTCCCCTCGTTGGCACCGGCATGGAAGGCACCGTGGCCTGCGACTCCGGCAGCTGCCTGCTGGCCAAGGGCGATGGCGTCATCCATTACTCCGATTCCCAGCGCGTGGTGGTCAACTATGACGACACGTCCCTCAGCCCCCACACCGGCGGCTGCGTGTCCTACGATCTGCTGAAGTACCACAAGTCGAACCAGAACAGCAGCTTCGGTCAGAAGCCCTGCGTGCAGCCCGGCCAGCGGGTCGTGAAGGGCGAAGTGCTCGCCGACGGCCCCGCCATCAAGGACGGCCAGCTCGCTCTTGGCAAGAACCTGACTGTCGCCTTCATGCCCTGGTGCGGATATAACTTCGAGGACTCGATCCTCATTTCCGAGCGCATGGTCAAGGATGACGTCTTCACCTCGGTGCACATCGAGGAGTTTGAACTCGTCGCCCGCGACACCAAGCTCGGACCCGAAGAAATCACCCGAGACATCCCGAACGTCGGCGAGGACATGCTGAAGAACCTCGACGAGTCCGGCATCATCCGTCTCGGTGCCAACGTGAAGCCTGACGATATTCTCGTCGGCAAGATCACGCCCAAGGGCGAGACCCAGCTCACCCCCGAAGAGAAGCTCCTGCGAGCCATCTTCGGCGACAAGGCGCGCGACGTGAAGAACACCTCCCTCAAGGTTCCGCCGGGAATCGAGGGCATCGTGGTCGACGTGAAGGTCTTCAACCGCCGCTCCGGCGACAAGGACCAGCGCACCAAGAACATCGAGGACTACGAGCTGTCCCGTCTTGACCGCAAGGAAGAGCAGCACGTGGCCGCACTTGTCACCGCCACCCGCGAGAAGCTGTGGTCGGTCTGCGCCAACAAGCAGATCGCGACCACCATTCCCGGCAAGCGCAAGGGCGAGGTGCTCGTCGAGGCTGGCATGGCCATCGGCGAGGACGTGTTCAGCGAGATTCCGGTCAAGAAGCTGCTTGGCATCTTCAAGAGCAAGGAGACTAACGACGAGGTTCTCGAAATGATCGAGACCTACGATCGTCAGGTGGCCTTCATCAAGGAAATCTACGACGTGAAGCGCGAGAAGGTGACCGAGGGAGACGATCTGCCTCCGGGAGTCATCAAGATGGTCAAGGTCTACCTTGCCGTTAAGCGTAAGCTCAACGTCGGTGACAAAATGGCCGGTCGCCACGGTAACAAGGGTGTCGTTTCGAACATCCTGCCCGAGGAAGACCTGCCGTTCTTCGCGGATGGCCGTCCGGTGGACATCGTTCTGAACCCCCTCGGCGTGCCGTCCCGAATGAACATCGGCCAGATCATGGAGACCCACCTCGGTTGGGCAGCCGCCGAACTCGGACGTCAGCTCGGCGAGATGCTGGAGCAGGGCGTGCACATGGACGTGCTGCGAAACGAGGTGAAGGACGTCTTCCAGAGCAAGGAGATCGCCGAACTCGTCGATGGCATGGACAACGACCAGCTCGTTGCCGCCGTCAAGAGGATCAAGCGCGGCATCATCTGCAAGACTCCGGTCTTCGACGGTGCTCTGGAAGAGGAGATCTGGTCCTGGCTCGATAAGGCCAAGGTACCCAATGACGGCAAGATGGTCCTGTACGATGGACGCACCGGCGAGCCCTTCAAGAGCCGCGTCACGGTGGGCACCATGTACATGCTTAAGCTCCACCATCTGGTCGATGAAAAGATACACGCCCGTTCCACGGGCCCGTACTCCCTCGTGACCCAGCAGCCCCTCGGCGGCAAGGCCCAGTTTGGTGGCCAGCGTCTGGGCGAAATGGAAGTCTGGGCGCTCGAGGCGTACGGCGCGGCCTACCTCCTTCAGGAGTTCCTCACCGTCAAGTCCGACGACGTGAGCGGCCGTGTGAAGATGTACGAACGGATCGTCAAGGGCGATAACTTCCTCGAAGCCAACCTGCCTGAATCGTTCAACGTTCTGGTCAAGGAGCTCATGGCCCTTGGTCTGGATGTCAAGCTGCATCAGGAAGAGACTGTCAAGAAGCAGACGACCAGGCTGGACTAGTGCACTAACCGGCGCGGGCGGCAACGCCCGCGCCGGATGAAACTTTAACAACAAGTACCGCGAGGTAGATCAATGTCTTTGGATGATCTGTTCGCAATGCGAGGGACTGCGGCAGCCGGCCAGGCCAGCCGTATGCTGAAGTCCATCCAGATTTCTCTGGCTTCGCCCGAAAAGATCAGGGAATGGTCGTTCGGTGAGGTCAAGAAACCCGAGACCATCAACTACCGGACCTTCAAGCCCGAACGTGACGGCCTGTTCTGCGCCAAGATCTTCGGCCCCGTGAAGGACTACGAGTGCAACTGCGGTAAATACAAGCGCATGAAGCACCGCGGCATCGTCTGTGAAAAGTGCGGTGTCGAGGTCATTGCCTCCAAGGTGCGCCGCGAGCGCATGGGCCACATCGAGCTTGCCGCTCCCGTGGCACATATATGGTTCCTGAAGACCCTGCCCTCCAAGATCGGTACCCTGCTCGACATGACCATGGCCGATCTGGAGAAGGTTCTGTATTTCGATTCGTTCCTGGTGCTCGATCCCGGCCAGACTAGCTTGCAGAAGCACCAGATCATTTCCGAAGAGCAGTACTATCAGGTCATGGACCACTACGGCGAGGACGCCGTCGAGGTCGGCATGGGCGCCGAGGCCATTCGCTCCCTTCTCGAGAATCTGGACCTGCAGACCCTGCGGACCCAGCTGCGCGAGGAGACGCGTTCCACTCGTTCCCAGACCAAGAAGAAGAAGCTCACCAAGCGCCTGAAGATCGTCGAGGCCTTCCTCGACTCCGACAACCGCCCCGAGTGGATGATCATGGAAGTCATTCCGGTCATTCCGCCGGAGCTGCGTCCTCTCGTGCCGCTGGATGGCGGACGTTTCGCCACGTCCGACCTGAACGACCTGTACCGCCGCGTCATCAACCGAAACAACCGCCTCAAGCGGCTGTTGGAGCTTGGCGCGCCGGACATCATCATCCGCAACGAGAAGCGCATGCTTCAGGAAGCCGTTGACGCCCTGTTTGACAACGGCCGCCGCGGCCGCGCCATCACCGGCACCAACGGTCGCCCCCTGAAGTCCCTGTCCGACATGATCAAGGGCAAGCAGGGCCGCTTCCGTCAGAACCTGCTCGGCAAGCGCGTCGACTACTCCGGCCGTTCGGTTATCGTCGTGGGCCCGCACCTGAAGCTTCACCAGTGCGGTCTGCCCAAGAAGATGGCCCTGGAGCTGTTCAAGCCCTTCATTT
This genomic interval carries:
- the rplK gene encoding 50S ribosomal protein L11; translation: MAKKVLAKIKLQIPAGAANPSPPVGPALGQHGLNIMEFCKAFNARTQDQKGMIIPVEITVYQDRSFTFITKTPPAAVLIKKVTGIAKGSGEPNRNKVGKITRAQLEEIATTKMPDLTAKDLEAAVSNIAGTARSMGIDVID
- the rplA gene encoding 50S ribosomal protein L1, translating into MPKHGKKYRKAIEGIDLGARYEMPEGVELALKTSVAKFDETVDVALVLGVDPKYSDQMVRGAVSLPHGLGKDVRVAVFCQGDKEAEAKAAGAEFVGSDDLVEKIKGGWLDFDKAVATPDMMGKVGQIGRLLGPRGLMPNAKTGTVTADVATAVKELKAGKVEFKVDKAGVLHAPLGKVSFGTEKILDNLKTLLEQVIRLKPSAAKGTYLKAMTLATTMGPGIKVDANSVRKHLEGGI
- the rplJ gene encoding 50S ribosomal protein L10, with translation MNRAEKAELISQLKAKAEDASIAIVTDFKGLKVEEMTDLRIKLRAVGVNYAVVKNTLARIALDGGPHALLKDSLKENCAVAFGYDDPVAAAKVLSEYAKSNKKFAIKFGSLEGKALSEEAIESLSKLPSKPELLGKLLGTMNAVPTNFVCLFANLQRKFLYALSAIKEQKEGAAA
- the rplL gene encoding 50S ribosomal protein L7/L12 → MADITKEQVVEFISNMTVLELSEFISELEEKFGVSAAAPAMAMAMPVAGAPAAEVEEKTEFDVVLKSAGSNKIGVIKVVRALTGLGLKEAKEKVDSLPSVLKEGVSKDDAEEAKKQLVEAGAECEIK
- the rpoB gene encoding DNA-directed RNA polymerase subunit beta produces the protein MVQLTKRFGKIASTHSVPHLLNLQVDSYKKFLQLDVPPASRANEGLEGVFRSVFPIEDFNRTASLDYVSYEVGTPKFDEAECISKGLTFEAPIRITVRLVVYDVDEETQNRTIRDIKEQDIYFGTLPLMTDKGTFIINGTERVIVNQLQRSPGIIFEHDSGKTHSSGRVLYSSRIIPMRGSWLDFDFDHKDILYVRIDRRRKMPATILFKAMGMSRQDILNYFYEKEYYHLRDGRLFRELSEDKFCKESAFLDIHGADGELIVAGGKPITKRHFKKMLRDGLTEYEIDPVNLSTMYLAEDIYDAESGEVLAEAGDEMSSELAEKFREAGIDRLPILFTRGLEVSSSMRDTLALDKTNDMESAQIEIYRRLRPSSPPTPEIASTFFENLFRNADYYDLSAVGRYKLNTRLSVQEDLDLRTLTNEDILKAIRLLCQLKDSHGPADDIDHLGNRRVRPVGELVENQYRIGLVRMERAIKERMSLQEVATLMPHDLINPKPVAAVLKEFFGTSQLSQFMDQTNPLSEVTHKRRLSALGPGGLTRERAGFEVRDVHTSHYGRICPIETPEGPNIGLIVSLTTHSRVNDFGFIETPFRIVKDGQVTEEVRYMDASQESGEVVAQANAPLDEQKRFVNPMVNCRIRGEVIVVPSEEVTAMDISPSQIVSISAALIPFLEHDDANRALMGSNMQRQAVPLLRSEIPLVGTGMEGTVACDSGSCLLAKGDGVIHYSDSQRVVVNYDDTSLSPHTGGCVSYDLLKYHKSNQNSSFGQKPCVQPGQRVVKGEVLADGPAIKDGQLALGKNLTVAFMPWCGYNFEDSILISERMVKDDVFTSVHIEEFELVARDTKLGPEEITRDIPNVGEDMLKNLDESGIIRLGANVKPDDILVGKITPKGETQLTPEEKLLRAIFGDKARDVKNTSLKVPPGIEGIVVDVKVFNRRSGDKDQRTKNIEDYELSRLDRKEEQHVAALVTATREKLWSVCANKQIATTIPGKRKGEVLVEAGMAIGEDVFSEIPVKKLLGIFKSKETNDEVLEMIETYDRQVAFIKEIYDVKREKVTEGDDLPPGVIKMVKVYLAVKRKLNVGDKMAGRHGNKGVVSNILPEEDLPFFADGRPVDIVLNPLGVPSRMNIGQIMETHLGWAAAELGRQLGEMLEQGVHMDVLRNEVKDVFQSKEIAELVDGMDNDQLVAAVKRIKRGIICKTPVFDGALEEEIWSWLDKAKVPNDGKMVLYDGRTGEPFKSRVTVGTMYMLKLHHLVDEKIHARSTGPYSLVTQQPLGGKAQFGGQRLGEMEVWALEAYGAAYLLQEFLTVKSDDVSGRVKMYERIVKGDNFLEANLPESFNVLVKELMALGLDVKLHQEETVKKQTTRLD